In Cololabis saira isolate AMF1-May2022 chromosome 4, fColSai1.1, whole genome shotgun sequence, one DNA window encodes the following:
- the tmem120ab gene encoding transmembrane protein 120A-like: MPQGLTAILEEWKRQDEEYQQLQENQKMYLQKLDEVSKLQSNCSSSITRHRKRLKDMTYLVRKSSKGLSEEDSKTVDEIKEKMKTQQNAFSEMESFLPKKNGLYLSLVLGNVNVTLLSKQLKFAYKDDYEKFKLYLTVILLLFSFICYFFVSYRFLDAILNFLLVWYYCTLTIRESILITNGSRIKGWWVFHHYVSAFLSGVMLTWPDGNLYKSFRNQFLAYLFYQNFVQCLQYYYQSGCLYRLRTLGERHNMDLTVEGFQSWMWKGLTFLLPFLFFGHFWQLFNGLSLFKMARLPDCKEWQVLVCGLCFLVLFIGNFFTTVAVVRQKLKSRKEKSKNL; the protein is encoded by the exons ATGCCTCAAGGTTTAACAGCAATTCTGGAGGAGTGGAAACGTCAAGATGAAGAATATCAACAACTTCAG GAGAACCAGAAAATGTATTTACAGAAACTAGATGAAGTCTCCAAACTACAGAGCAACTGCTCTTCATCTATTACCCGTCACCGGAAAAGACTGAAAGATATGACCTACCTTGTGAGAAA AAGCAGCAAGGGATTGTCAGAAGAAGATTCAAAGACTGTGgatgaaataaaagagaaaatgaagacacaacaAAATGCTTTCTCTGAGATGGAATCTTTTCTTCCCAAGAAAAATGG GTTATACCTCAGTCTGGTTCTTGGAAATGTGAATGTGACTCTTCTCAGCAAACAGTTAAA GTTTGCTTACAAAGACGATTATGAGAAGTTCAAGCTGTATCTCACAGTCATCCTCCTGCTGTTCTCCTTTATTTGCTATTTCTTTGTGAGCTACAG ATTCCTTGATGCAATCCTCAATTTCCTGCTGGTGTGGTACTATTGCACATTAACCATCAGGGAAAGCATCCTCATCACAAATGGCTCCAG AATCAAAGGATGGTGGGTTTTTCACCATTATGTCTCAGCTTTTTTGTCGGGAGTAATGTTGACTTG GCCTGATGGAAACCTGTACAAGTCATTTAGGAACCAATTCCTTGCTTACTTATTCTACCAAA ACTTCGTTCAGTGTCTGCAGTACTATTATCAGAGCGGATGTCTGTACAGACTACGAACTTTGGGAGAAAGACACAACATGGATCTGACTGTGG AGGGTTTCCAGTCCTGGATGTGGAAAGGGCTGACATTTCTTCTGCCCTTCCTGTTTTTTGGTCAT TTCTGGCAGCTCTTCAATGGTCTGTCTCTGTTTAAAATGGCTCGGCTCCCAGACTGCAAAGAATGGCAG GTCCTGGTGTGTGGGCTCTGCTTCCTCGTTTTGTTCATTGGAAATTTCTTCACCACCGTTGCAGTCGTCCGTCAGAAGCTCAAGAGCAGAAAGGAGAAATCAAAAAACCTGTGa